One part of the Lotus japonicus ecotype B-129 chromosome 2, LjGifu_v1.2 genome encodes these proteins:
- the LOC130737754 gene encoding probable beta-1,4-xylosyltransferase IRX10, with protein MWSANNSNKQRTMPSHHHHQHQCTRSHQIGALLLVAATFFLTRLLDSPCTLSTTATTTVRTPRNLPEDPPSLKIYVYDPNEIDGLNELMRGRDGKITEEACLKGQWGSQVKIHKLLLQSRYRTRKKEEADLFFVPSYVKCARMMGGLNDKEINHTYVKVISQMPYFRLSGGRDHIFVFPSGAGAHLFKSWATYINRSIILTPEGDRTDKRDTSAFNTWKDIIIPGNIDDGMTKAGSTVVNPLPLSKRKYLANYLGRAQGKAGRLQLIELAKQFPEKLECPDLKFSGANKLGRKEYFEHLRNSKFCLAPRGESSWTLRFYESFFVECVPVIISDQIELPFQNVIDYSQISIKWPSNRIGPELLQYLESIPDQNIEAIIARGRKVRCFWIYASDLEPCSAMRGIMWELQRKVRQFHQSTETFWLHNGSLVNRNLVEFSKWELPVSLP; from the exons ATGTGGAGCgccaacaacagcaacaaacaGAGAACAATGCCatctcaccaccaccaccagcatCAGTGCACTCGCTCGCACCAGATCGGAGCCTTACTCCTCGTCGCCGCGACCTTCTTCCTCACAAGGCTCCTAGACTCCCCTTGCACCCtctccaccaccgccaccaccaccgtccgCACACCGCGAAACCTCCCTGAAGATCCGCCGTCCCTCAAGATCTACGTGTACGACCCCAACGAGATCGACGGCTTGAACGAACTCATGCGCGGAAGGGACGGTAAGATCACCGAGGAAGCTTGCTTGAAAGGCCAATGGGGTTCTCAG gTGAAAATACACAAGCTGCTCTTGCAATCAAGGTACCGGACGCGGAAGAAGGAGGAAGCAGATCTGTTCTTTGTGCCATCGTATGTTAAATGTGCGCGGATGATGGGTGGTCTTAATGACAAGGAAATTAATCATACCTATGTGAAA GTGATAAGCCAAATGCCATATTTTCGGTTATCCGGAGGCCGAGACCATATCTTTGTTTTCCCCAG TGGTGCTGGAGCTCACTTGTTCAAATCCTGGGCAACATATATAAATCGCTCCATTATTCTTACCCCAGAG GGGGATCGGACTGATAAGAGAGATACTAGTGCCTTTAATACATGgaaagatataattattccaGGTAATATTGATGATGGTATGACTAAAGCTGGATCTACAGTGGTCAATCCCTTGCCTCTGTCAAAGCGGAAGTACTTGGCAAATTATTTAGGACGTGCACAAGGAAAAGCTGGCCGTCTTCAGTTAATAGAGCTTGCAAAACAATTTCCTGAGAAG TTGGAATGTCCAGATCTGAAATTCAGTGGAGCTAACAAGTTGGGAAGGAAAGAATATTTCGAACACTTGCGTAATTCAAAGTTTTGCCTTGCCCCACGTGGGGAGTCATCTTGGACGCTTCGCTTTTACGAGTCCTTTTTCGTG GAATGTGTTCCAGTTATAATATCGGATCAAATAGAATTGCCATTCCAGAATGTCATCGATTACagtcagatatcaataaaatgGCCATCAAATCGAATAGGTCCTGAGCTATTGCAGTACCTGGAATCTATTCCAG ATCAAAATATAGAAGCAATAATAGCTCGCGGTCGAAAAGTTAGGTGCTTTTGGATCTATGCTTCCGATTTAGAACCTTGTTCGGCAATGCGTGGAATTATGTGGGAACTCCAGAGGAAAGTGAGGCAATTTCACCAGTCAACTGAAACATTTTGGCTGCACAATGGCTCGTTAGTGAACAGGAACTTGGTTGAATTTTCCAAATGGGAACTCCCTGTCTCTTTGCCTTGA
- the LOC130736203 gene encoding uncharacterized protein LOC130736203 — MGGESHISGCSSVTTGSSRRRVFCKCGVQAPLVTTWSNENGNIGRRFYGCGKFQEQKMRQCDFFVWYDENEGNPRDKKIIAGLLRRIEGMKKSQVVLMKFCVLGWSFCAVLLIVTVSLMLKLMK, encoded by the exons ATGGGTGGAGAAAGCCATATCTCGGGATGTAGCTCTGTGACTACTGGGTCTTCTCGGAGGAGGGTTTTCTGCAAGTGTGGAGTTCAGGCACCGTTGGTCACTACTTGGTCGAACGAAAATGGCAACATTGGAAGGCGCTTCTATGGGTGTGGAAAGTTCCAG GAACAAAAGATGAGGCAATGTGATTTTTTTGTGTGGTATGATGAGAATGAAGGCAACCCACGTGACAAGAAGATAATTGCAGGCCTTCTTCGTAGAATTGAGGGGATGAAGAAGAGCCAAGTTGTGTTGATGAAGTTTTGTGTTCTAGGATGGTCCTTTTGTGCAGTTCTGTTGATTGTAACTGTGTCACTAATGTTGAAACTGATGAAGTAg